Below is a genomic region from Sporolituus thermophilus DSM 23256.
TTATAGTTTTGCCCTTATTAATTTTGCCAGCCAAAATACGTCTTTTACGCGGGTGCTGTAACGTTTTTAAATATTTAAGGGTTTATCGACATACTGTATACCTGCCACCGAAAGGGTAACTTGACCAGATGTCAAATCGGTTATTGTCTGACATAAAAAATTTTCCCTGTTTTTTTCAGCCAACACATGGATTGTTACCTGTTCGGCGAAATCTTTCTTTTTTATGATATAGTTATTGCTGTGCAGATAGTGTTCAACTATCCCCAATAAATCGTAATTAGCTTTAAGTATGAAATAAGTATGGGGAATTCTTTCCAAGATTCCTGCTGCCTGCAGTCCTAAAGCGGCCATTTTTCCGTAAGCCCTGATTAATCCGCCTGTGCCTAATTTTATTCCACCGAAATAGCGGGTAACGACAATTACGGCATCTGTTATTTTATTTTT
It encodes:
- a CDS encoding YigZ family protein, which encodes MESYRTVKGYGETALEINKSKFIVQVNRAISVQDAIDYIGTVKKKHWDATHNCSAFIIGSHGQQQKADDDGEPAGTAGIPILETLKKNKITDAVIVVTRYFGGIKLGTGGLIRAYGKMAALGLQAAGILERIPHTYFILKANYDLLGIVEHYLHSNNYIIKKKDFAEQVTIHVLAEKNRENFLCQTITDLTSGQVTLSVAGIQYVDKPLNI